Within Tenebrio molitor chromosome 3, icTenMoli1.1, whole genome shotgun sequence, the genomic segment attggtaattaatgtgtaggacaaagatagctacacatttgcgctgcaccacctatttgccaccatgacttgaaatcgggcccgagacaatttttctctcggtacgttaaagaatgattttgcGGCCTTATATGTatcaaataactattaaatgttttttcttatttcatttcacttgtcattacaaaaaattaaaaatcccaGTAAAAACATTCGGAATCTAAATGTAGTCGTTCcatttgcaaatttaaaatatcgggccttcaaataaatatatatttagagaaGGCGTAGGAGACATTCTACTTcttttaacagtgtaaagtaatttttgtaggtaaccaattattctccggagttgcATAGTatgcatagtaagcttttcccaatttcatattgtcacattccgtggagggagaatgcactacaaaaattaaaaatattttctaacctaattttatttcgttaaaatgtcaggcgtttcttgtgtcattttctacgctggaaaaatgttgcaaacaattgaatttccattgCTCTCCATtgtctttaaaattttacatggcgtccaaaaaaaaaatatcgggAAAAATATGCCACCAAATCTAAATCGACAGAATTTTTTACGGGACAATCTCCCCCTTCCACCGCATTCCGCCACAAACCTGTTGCGGCTTTCCATAAAAcccattacaatttttttgcggAACTAGAATCGCTCTCCCCGCTCTCCACCCATCCAGAAAATGACAATCATTTATCACCGCCGGAATTTTAAGTACCACCTGGTGTCAACAAGTGAAggggccaaaaaaaaaaagaaagtgcCACTGCCGGTCTCAAACCTGCAACTCACCTCAACTTCttgattttgttgttgttgaagtTGGCAATGGAGCCGTTTCCGCTCTGTTCGTTGGGATTATTCAATTTGACCGAGTTATCCGTGTTCTCGATGCTGTGGATCCTCTGGAAAGCGGCGCCGATTCCCCTCTGGAGCGAGGCGATCCAGGCCTCGTACATCTCCTTCGAGTCGGCTTGGAGCATGTGACTCCTGAAACAAAATCTCACAGCTGGGGGCGATCGAGCAATCGGCGATTTACTTCGCGGGGGACAGGACTTCGAAGCAAAATCGGCGCTCCCCGTCGAGGACCGGCTTGACGGTGCAGAGCCGCAGGTCGTCCTCCATCACGGTCTCGGCCTCTTCGCCGGAGCGCTTCCTGTAGACGAGCTTGTGGTCGTAGAGGTAGAACCAGCGCCGGTTCCAGGTCTTGAAGGCGTTGGAGGTGCGCTTGAAGAGGTAGCCCTCCATGATCGGCGAGTCTTTGCCGACCTTGGGCCGTATCACCTCGAGGCTGTTGACCGTCGCGTGCCTGTTCTCCAGCTCTTTCTCGACCAGACTGGTGTCTTCGCGCATGTCGCCGATCtgcacaccaacaaatcgatAAAACTGTCAAGATCGCGGGCGGCGATCACCTCATCGGCCAGGGTCTTGAAGAAGGGCTCCAGGTCGGCGCACAGGTCGGACCCCTGGTGGTAGTAGGTCGTGCACGCGTGCATATACGACAGCAGCGTGCTGAGAATCTCGTGGCGCTTTTTCGTCTGCAACAGACTGATGCTGTTGACGTAATCGAGGGCCTGGTGCCCGAAGCACGACCTGACCGCCAACAGCACGTTCTGCATCTCCTCGACTTCCTGGGCCTTGCTGCGCGGCGTCTGCGAGTTCCGCACCAGGACGCTGTCGAATTCGGACGAGATCTTCTCGAAATGGTGCTTGTAGTCGCGCACGCTTCTAATGTCGCTGAAAAAGACGCTCTAAAGACCGATACGAGAGTAATCGCCGACGTACTTTTTTACGAATGACGTGAGATTCTTGAGGATCGTGCGCGACGCCTGGTCTAGGAGGATCGTGTGGAATTTGTTCATCTCCTGCAAGCTGTGTATCAGCTTGTTCAGGGACGAGAGCACTGTGGAGTCCTCGCGAAAGTGCGCGCTCAGGTCCCACAAGCTGTTCGCGAACAAACTGGAACGGTGTGCAATTAATTGACTAATAAAACCGTGATTCATGCAAATGTTAGCTGGGCGCGTTTGCGTAAAAATGTAGCGTGGTatcaaataaataagtaaaataaTTGGCGTAATTAGCGTTAATTGGCAAACCTTTGTTGGGCAACATATGTTTTTCCTGAATCAACCATTGTCCCACATACTTTCAAGATTTTGTCCAGTTTCTGTTCTAGCTGGTCCACGCTCGCCTCCTCTTCTTCTAACAAGCTCCTAacgaataaaatcaaattttgtttgcTTTCCGACGTTTTGACAAACCTGAATCTGGGCGAATCTCGCAGACATTCTTCCAGCTCGATTTTACCGACCATTTTATCAAACTCACGGACTAAGTGGTCATAACACTTTAATGCACGATAAGATTGAGAACGCTTAAATTTGAGTCATCATCGGACAACCCACtttctttattattgttaacgTCAAACGTCAAACCAACATCTGTGCGGCGGCGCTACCAACACGACGGAAACAACTTGCTCGGTCATTCTCCCGATAAGACTCTCTATCGCTCATCAAATAATCCAAACATGTCCACAAACAACATTGACTTAAACTGTAAACAACATTGTTTGATTTTCGCATCGGTAGCCCGCAATgaattcaaatttcaatttttcaaggtttttgacagatgtttGAATCGCGGCGggttttttgaaatgaaacaagTTCTAGTAGGAGCGTTTATTACGTCTCTTCGTCTTTACTTATCGACGGTGAGGCGTCCTTAAACGAAACACTCTGTACTATCTTAGGTGCGGATCGACTTCTCTTCCTGCTTCCGGCCACGTCGGAAACGGAACTCCGCGACTGCAGCTCCGAAACTTGGAAAACCTCCAACTTCGATTCGTTCACCACGGGCAGCTGGAGTTTTCTTTCCGAACTGTGGAGCTTCACAGTCACCTCTTTCTCGTTCAAAATCGTCACCGTAGGCAGACCGGGTTTCTTGTCTCGCTCAAATATCTTGATAATCTTCTCTTCGGTTGTAGCCTTTGgagttttaattttcgttcTTCTCTCTTTGCACGTGTGTTGGATTCGACTGTTCGTCTCGCTCTTCGTTCTTTGGATCTTACTGCGCCTCAGCTTCACGCACAACTGGTCCACTTGCGTTTGTAAATAGAGATTCTCGTAGACTAGAGAACAGTTCTGGTTGACTAGCTGCAATCGGACGAAATTAGCATCAACGGTGACACGAAGAGTTGGACTAACttgcaagtattttttattacttggGGATAAAGGGGCGTCGAATTTCTGGTCGAGGATCTGGTTCATCTCGGACGTTAAGTTGTCGATCTTGACCTTCAAGTCGTTG encodes:
- the LOC138125520 gene encoding paramyosin-like isoform X2 translates to MTEDSSCLIKEIESLKEQIDSLKTALNTLKLDTESKEVKLAKLAREKEKLSMNLAKIRRSNVTLTQQLEDERNFYFKEKESYCHEMNEYKKLKRALSNSNVTTQVDNDEEIQKLRKTLEHTLQTNYNLSVKFLRMKETKNHLSNSLSKAEEEHRRVANDLKVKIDNLTSEMNQILDQKFDAPLSPSNKKYLQLVNQNCSLVYENLYLQTQVDQLCVKLRRSKIQRTKSETNSRIQHTCKERRTKIKTPKATTEEKIIKIFERDKKPGLPTVTILNEKEVTVKLHSSERKLQLPVVNESKLEVFQVSELQSRSSVSDVAGSRKRSRSAPKIVQSVSFKDASPSISKDEET
- the LOC138125520 gene encoding paramyosin-like isoform X1; this translates as MRKVLNKKFSSPSKLVGKVFQRHPNQKACDVDSHELPMTEDSSCLIKEIESLKEQIDSLKTALNTLKLDTESKEVKLAKLAREKEKLSMNLAKIRRSNVTLTQQLEDERNFYFKEKESYCHEMNEYKKLKRALSNSNVTTQVDNDEEIQKLRKTLEHTLQTNYNLSVKFLRMKETKNHLSNSLSKAEEEHRRVANDLKVKIDNLTSEMNQILDQKFDAPLSPSNKKYLQLVNQNCSLVYENLYLQTQVDQLCVKLRRSKIQRTKSETNSRIQHTCKERRTKIKTPKATTEEKIIKIFERDKKPGLPTVTILNEKEVTVKLHSSERKLQLPVVNESKLEVFQVSELQSRSSVSDVAGSRKRSRSAPKIVQSVSFKDASPSISKDEET